A single Opisthocomus hoazin isolate bOpiHoa1 chromosome 1, bOpiHoa1.hap1, whole genome shotgun sequence DNA region contains:
- the MAP3K7CL gene encoding MAP3K7 C-terminal-like protein isoform X1 has translation MAGSKQLEQTSKSIDSSAHMITTARVPADKPVRIAFSLSDSPDDASSENFPLAFPELDQQLQPLPPCHDSKESMQVYKQHCKIAEEYHEVKKEIALLEERKKELIARLEQVEKESMDAAQLAKEYAELTEENRTLKLAQTQCVEQLEKLRIQYQKRQGSS, from the exons ATGGCGGGGAGCAAGCAG CTGGAACAAACAAGTAAAAGCATTGACTCAAGTGCCCACATGATCACCACCGCCAGGGTACCTGCTGATAAGCCAGTACGAATTGCCTTCAGCCTGAGTGACTCCCCAG ATGATGCTTCCTCTGAAAACTTCCCTTTGGCTTTTCCAGAACTAGATCAGCAGCTGCAG CCACTGCCTCCTTGTCATGACTCTAAGGAATCTATGCAGGTATACAAACAGCACTGCAAAATAGCAGAAGAGTACCATGAGGTCAAGAAGGAAATTGCTCTGCTGGAAGAAAGAAA AAAGGAGCTGATTGCCAGGCTGGAACaagtggaaaaagaaagcatGGATGCTGCTCAGCTGGCTAAGGAGTACGCAGAACTGACAGAGGAGAACCGAACACTGAAGCTGGCCCAGACGCAGTGCGTAGAGCAACTGGAAAAGCTCAGAATACAGTACCAAAAAAGACAGGGGTCCTCATAA
- the MAP3K7CL gene encoding MAP3K7 C-terminal-like protein isoform X2 — protein MQVYKQHCKIAEEYHEVKKEIALLEERKKELIARLEQVEKESMDAAQLAKEYAELTEENRTLKLAQTQCVEQLEKLRIQYQKRQGSS, from the exons ATGCAGGTATACAAACAGCACTGCAAAATAGCAGAAGAGTACCATGAGGTCAAGAAGGAAATTGCTCTGCTGGAAGAAAGAAA AAAGGAGCTGATTGCCAGGCTGGAACaagtggaaaaagaaagcatGGATGCTGCTCAGCTGGCTAAGGAGTACGCAGAACTGACAGAGGAGAACCGAACACTGAAGCTGGCCCAGACGCAGTGCGTAGAGCAACTGGAAAAGCTCAGAATACAGTACCAAAAAAGACAGGGGTCCTCATAA